The Myxococcaceae bacterium JPH2 genome has a window encoding:
- the rraA gene encoding ribonuclease E activity regulator RraA, producing the protein MTFKTADLCDTHGSAPHFQVASPGLLDYGGRRAFFGPISTVHALEDNSLVRRALEEEGRGRVLVVDGGGSLRCALVGDQLALLAERNGWAGVVVNGCIRDADDVARIAVGVKALGTHPRKSLKRNEGERDVEVRFAGVTFRPGQHLYADSDGLVVSDTALS; encoded by the coding sequence ATGACCTTCAAGACCGCCGACCTCTGTGACACCCACGGCAGCGCGCCCCACTTCCAGGTCGCCTCCCCCGGACTGCTCGACTACGGCGGGCGTCGCGCGTTCTTCGGCCCCATCAGCACCGTGCACGCGCTGGAGGACAACTCGCTCGTGCGGCGCGCGCTGGAAGAGGAAGGGCGAGGCCGCGTGCTGGTGGTGGACGGCGGCGGCAGCCTGCGGTGCGCGCTGGTGGGAGACCAGCTCGCGCTGCTCGCCGAGCGCAACGGCTGGGCCGGGGTGGTGGTGAACGGCTGCATCCGAGACGCGGACGACGTGGCTCGCATCGCGGTGGGCGTCAAAGCGCTGGGCACCCACCCCCGCAAGAGCCTCAAGCGCAACGAGGGCGAGCGCGACGTGGAGGTCCGCTTCGCGGGCGTCACCTTCCGGCCGGGGCAGCACCTCTACGCGGACTCGGACGGCCTCGTGGTCTCCGACACGGCGCTGTCCTGA